Below is a genomic region from Armatimonadota bacterium.
AGCCCGCGCAGCAGCGCCTCGAACAGCGTGGACTTCCCGGTGGCATTCGGCGCGTAGATCACGTTGAGGCCGTCGTCGAACGGGCCCACCTCGACCGGATCGGCGAAGCACCGCCACCCCTGCACGCGGATCGCGCGCAGAATCACCGCCGCACCTCGCCGGCGCTGGAAGCGGCGGCCAGCAGATAGAGATCGCGTAGCGCCTGCGAGGCGACCTCGCTTGATGCCTCCTCCGGACGCGACCCTTTGTACGCGGGGTCGGCCAGCATCCGCAGCCGCGCAGCCGCCTCCTGCACCGGCCCGGGCGGCAGGCCGGACATCCAGTCGGCATCGTCGGGAAACGGGCGCAGGCGCGAGGCATCCACCCGGGCGTGCAGGAACCGCGATGCGACGATCTCCTCGACGCGCGCCAGCTCTTCTTCTTCCGTGGGGGCGCAGAGGCCGTCGAGCCGCACATCCAGCAGCGTCGTCTCGGCGTCGCCGTGCGCCTCAATCTGTGCGCGCAGGCGCGCGAGATCCCCGGGCTCGCGCAGTTCGGCTTCGATCACGCGCCAGGTTAGCCTTCCGGTGCGCACCGGGGTGACAACCGGCGCACTGCCAGGGCCCGCGATCTCGACGATCAGCGCGTTCCCGCTGTCGCGCTCGCCGAAGCCGGTCGTCTCGTGGGTACCTGAGTAGGCCATGCGGGTCGCGCCGTCCGCGGAGGCGAAGAGCGCCGTGGAGTGCCAGTGCCCGAGCGCCAGGTAGTCGAGCCCGGCGCGCGCCGCGGCGTCACGCGGGATCGGGTGATCGGCCTCATCTCCACCGACCCCCTCCACCGTTCCGTGCGCAAGGCCGATGCGTATGCCGCGCGCATCCGGACCGCTGTCGTCTCGGGGCGGAATCCACGCCGTAGGATCCCTGCCGGAGTGCTTCGCCCGAATCGGGCACGGGAACAGGACCCCGCCCGGGACCTGTACGGGCTTCTCCTCTGTGAGCAATCGCGGCGCCGCGGGTCGCGCACCGCCGCCGCCTTCCTGCTCGTCTCTACCCCGCGCCCAAACCGGATGGTTCCAGATCGATCCGGGTGTCAGCGGGTCGTGATTGCCCGGGATGATGTAGACCGGGCCCTCGAAGCCCGCCAGGATGTCGGCCGCCTTCTGTACGAGAAGACGATCGACGCCGTTGTCCTCGAAGACGTCCCCGGCGAGCAGGATGAACTCGGCGCCGAAGGCGCGGGCTCCCTCGACCACGCGACGCGCTGCTGCCAGGCGCTCCTCGCGCACGCGTGAAGCGGCTGCGCCGGCATGCGCGGCCCGCATACCAAGCTGCCAGTCGGCCGTGTGCAGGAACTTCACCGGGCCCTATTTCGCTGGCGGGGCCGCCTCTGCCTGCATGCAGCACGTATTGCTGGTCGGGAGACCACGCGGACTTCAGGCGGATTTCAGTGGGAATACCAGGCGACCATGATGTTGTCTCTTTGTGTCGGCTCGAAGTCCTTCAGGCGCCAGATTAGACGAGTGCCTTCTATCTTCGCTCCCGAAGGCCTGATCAGGAACTCCCTGTGATGATCCTTCCGGGGCTTCGTACCCAGTCCGATCACCTGCCGGGGGGAGATTGAACCGAGGTCCACGACTAGCGTTGCCTCGCCGATGCGCCCCTTCCAGTTCGCTCCCGTGCTCAGGATGTAGGTGAACCACGCTACGCCTTCGACGTTCCCGCTTAGCGCAACCTCGTAGTCATTCTGTACCTGCTTGGTCTCGCCCGCGTCGAACGTCACGTCCTTCATCCACCAGATGAAGAAACCCCCGCGGTCACCGTCAGAAGTGAGCACGACTCGGCTTACCCCGACAGGCCGGCCGTTCACCGTCGAGGTGAACCGCCGGATCAGCCCGCGCTCGGGGATGTCGCCGCCGGTGTCCTCGGGGAACCCGATCCTGATGCGCTGCCTGGGTCCTTCGTTGCGCAGCACGAACCGGCACGCAACGCGGGCGTAGCCGCCCATCTTGTCGCGTACTATCCGCGCGTGAACGGCCTCGGAAACCATGCGGATGTCCTTGCTCGGTCTGGGGCCGGGGTAGGCGCTTCCGCTCGCGCCGAAGCTTGTGTCGTTTGCCCACGCTGCGGGGGCAATCGCCAAGAGCACGGCAATGCTCACCAACAGGATGCGTCTCATGTCAGCACCAACCTCATCGGC
It encodes:
- a CDS encoding DNA repair exonuclease; this translates as MKFLHTADWQLGMRAAHAGAAASRVREERLAAARRVVEGARAFGAEFILLAGDVFEDNGVDRLLVQKAADILAGFEGPVYIIPGNHDPLTPGSIWNHPVWARGRDEQEGGGGARPAAPRLLTEEKPVQVPGGVLFPCPIRAKHSGRDPTAWIPPRDDSGPDARGIRIGLAHGTVEGVGGDEADHPIPRDAAARAGLDYLALGHWHSTALFASADGATRMAYSGTHETTGFGERDSGNALIVEIAGPGSAPVVTPVRTGRLTWRVIEAELREPGDLARLRAQIEAHGDAETTLLDVRLDGLCAPTEEEELARVEEIVASRFLHARVDASRLRPFPDDADWMSGLPPGPVQEAAARLRMLADPAYKGSRPEEASSEVASQALRDLYLLAAASSAGEVRR